The proteins below come from a single Lodderomyces elongisporus chromosome 3, complete sequence genomic window:
- the CAN1_1 gene encoding arginine transporter Can1 — MSYNEKTVGPISSSTQEVKSPSISQDAEKGVEYTKNDQISELSNDEVTGTAETVKRQLKPRHVSMITLGGTIGTGLFISTGSMLADSGPILSLISFLFMTTITYSVTQSLGEMATLIPVTGSFAQFITRWVSSSVGSTVGWLYWFSWTMTFALELSVVGQVIEFWTDAVPLAAWISIFFVIITAFNFVPVKFYGEMEFWLASIKVVAIVGWLLYAFIMVCGAGKTGPVGFRYWRNGYAWGPGILVEKKSTGRFLAFVSSFINAAFTFQGTELVGISAGETANPRRTVPRAIRKVLLRILLFFVLTMLFLGLLVPYDDPKLQNGNYTSVSPFIVAIENSGTKVLPHIFNAVILSTIISAANSDVYCGSRVVFGLAQAGVAPKFFLRVNKFGVPYVTVAFTAMFGSLGYLAVSNSGSEAFNWLLDITGTAGLICWGFISVAHIRFMKVLKRRNISRDSLPFKATFMPWAAYYACFWTFLITLIQGFQAFFNGFSTREFFISYISVILFFVLWLVFHFIFQGFNFKMRDFLVPLDECDIDSGVREIDEMVFDDEEPKNLWEKFWNIVA, encoded by the coding sequence TCAGAACTATCCAACGATGAGGTCACAGGCACAGCAGAAACAGTCAAACGTCAACTAAAACCTCGACACGTGTCCATGATCACATTGGGTGGAACCATTGGTACTGGTCTCTTCATCTCAACAGGCTCAATGCTTGCAGATTCAGGACCTATACTTTCactcatttcttttctattcatGACAACAATCACTTATAGCGTCACCCAATCATTGGGAGAGATGGCCACCCTCATCCCAGTTACCGGATCATTTGCACAATTCATCACAAGATGGGTCTCATCTTCAGTGGGAAGCACCGTTGGTTGGCTTTATTGGTTCAGTTGGACCATGACTTTTGCATTGGAACTTTCAGTTGTCGGACAAGTAATTGAATTTTGGACAGATGCCGTACCATTAGCAGCATGGATCAGCATTTTCTTTGTCATCATCACCGCCTTCAACTTTGTCCCCGTCAAATTTTACGGAGAAATGGAGTTTTGGCTCGCATCAATAAAAGTTGTTGCCATCGTTGGATGGTTGCTCTACGCATTCATCATGGTGTGCGGTGCTGGCAAAACAGGTCCAGTGGGATTCAGATACTGGAGAAATGGATATGCATGGGGTCCAGGAAtccttgttgaaaaaaagtcCACTGGTAGATTCCTTGCATTTGTCAGCTCCTTCATCAACGCAGCATTCACATTCCAAGGTACCGAATTGGTGGGAATTTCTGCAGGTGAGACTGCAAACCCAAGAAGAACAGTGCCCCGTGCTATAAGAAAGGTATTGTTGAGaatcttgttgttctttgtcCTCACAATGTTATTCTTGGGCCTCTTGGTACCCTACGATGACcccaaattgcaaaatggtAATTACACCAGTGTCTCGCCATTCATTGTTGCTATAGAAAACTCAGGAACTAAGGTCTTGCCACACATCTTCAATGCCGTGATCTTATCAACAATCATTTCCGCAGCTAATTCAGATGTATATTGTGGATCCAGAGTCGTGTTTGGTCTCGCACAGGCTGGCGTTGCACCCAAGTTTTTCCTTCGTGTTAACAAGTTTGGTGTCCCATACGTAACCGTGGCTTTTACTGCCATGTTTGGCTCATTGGGTTACTTGGCAGTCTCTAATAGCGGAAGTGAGGCATTCAACTGGTTATTGGACATAACTGGTACAGCCGGCTTAATCTGTTGGGGTTTCATCTCGGTGGCTCATATTAGATTCATGAAAGTATTGAAGCGGAGAAACATCTCAAGAGATTCGTTACCATTCAAAGCCACTTTCATGCCATGGGCTGCATACTATGCCTGTTTCTGGACCTTTTTAATCACCTTGATCCAAGGATTCCAGGCCTTTTTCAACGGGTTTAGTACCAGggaatttttcatttcatacATCTCCGTCATCTTGTTTTTCGTTTTATGGCTagttttccatttcattttccaagggttcaatttcaaaatgaGAGATTTCTTGGTGCCTCTTGATGAGTGCGATATAGATTCGGGCGTCAGAGAAATCGACGAAATGGTGTTTGATGACGAAGAGCCAAAAAACTTGTGGGAAAAGTTTTGGAACATTGTAGCATAA